TGCTTTTAAGTGGCCAATTCTTCAAAACATCTGGGTTGCAATCGTCACTTAAAGTGCAGTTTCGTCTTGGTTTTCGCCCAATTGATTTGGACAAGCGCACGAGGGTTCAAGGTGAGTTATGTAACTGTCTCAAGATTATGAAACAATTCTTTTTATTATATATTAGGAGTGCAGATACTGTTTGTGCCAGAACGTCATCACTGGATCCTGACAAGTTGTATTGAAGGCAGTGTCTATGTGTATGACAGCCTGCAGACAGGCACCTAAGGAATTTCCTAGATCTGTAGAAAATCAACTACTACAGCTCTACCATCCCACACTTAGTCCACCACAACGTCAAGAAATTGGTTTACTGGCAGAGTGTCCGCCTGTCCAACAACAACAAAGTCATATGACTGTGGCTTATTTGCTATTGCATGGGCATACCACCTCTTAGTTGGAGACTCTTTAAACACGCTGACACTGTACCAGCAAAAACTCAGACGGCATTTGGTAAGGTGCTTTGAAAAGAAGAAACTATCAAGGTTCCCAAAATCAAGGCAGGAGACCCCTCGAAGTGAGATAGTGTGGGTATCTGTAGTAGCTTCGTGCTACCAGTGCATAAGGCCTGACTCGTGGAacgacatggtgcagtgtgatggctgcgACAGGTGGTACCACATGAAGTGTGCACGTATAAAGAAAGCTCCATTCAGTGACTGGCACTGTAAAGACTGAAAATAGACTGCAAATAGATAGCTAGTTTTTCTGTTGTTGTACTTGTTCAAGTTTTGAGATGCATCATAATAACCGCTGAGATACTTTTAATAGGGGGGCCTAAACTTTTAAGAGGGGGCccagaattttaaaattctaggcccgggggggcccaatctcatggggggcctaaaattttatgacaccggaccttaagtgcgcagagtttagtgaccctgttccatcgttcttggtacaggatcacttcagttataagtaacacatgtgcaagttctgttcaagctacattttgctcgcttttattagacaaaggagctttaacaccgaaagctgccactatcaaaagtactaacttgttgtgtggaggctactcatgctgtaaacgcagtgctagagcatccaggtaagcagacctagtcacaagcttattcaagcttcttagcttttgctcaacaaagaagctttaacagcaaaatctgccactaacaaacagacaaactagagcactaaagtgcaaaccctcggctggtacatggtaacatgattaaaaagaaaccagaaatataatgcagtgcatatagtgatgttgttatcatgtatgacttgcacagcaactcaggagcaataaaactaaaccagactggaggcatgctgaaacatttgagaacaggtagtggtactatagatatatgcactgtggattaggatcacagtaaagaagcctggagtctcagagaagtatggctccacaggttctgcatggagtaggatcccagtcagcagcaggagctataattcaagcttctactttagtgaccctgttccattgttcctggtataatacagctttctactttagtgaccctgttccatcgttcttggtacaggatcacttcagttataagtaacacatgtgcaagttctgttcaagctacattttgctcgcttttattagacaaaggagctttaacaccaaAAGCTGCCACtttcaaaagtactaacttgttgtgtggaggctactcatgctgtaaacgcagtgctagagcatccaggtaagcagacctagtcacaagcttattcaagcttcttagcttttgctcgacaaagaagctttaacagcaaaatctgccactatttaaatcaagatattgttctgtgaaggctatccatgctgtaaacgcagtgctgtgacatccaggtgagtagatatacctgtgacaaacaaacaaacagacaaacaaactagagcactaaagtgcaaaccctcggctggtgacatgattataaagaaaccagaaatataatgcagtgcatatagtgatgttgttatcacgtatgacttgcacagcaactaaggaacaaaccagactggaggcatgctgaaacatttgagaacaggtagtggtactatatgcactgtggattaggatcacagtaaagaagcctggagtctcagagaagtatggctccaggtcctagATCCCAGAGCTAaaagcaggagctataattcaagctttctgctttagtgaccctgttccattgttcttggtacattcagctttctactttattgaccctgttccatcgttcttggtacaggatcacttcagttataagtaacgcatgtgcaagttctgttcaagctacattttgctcgcttttattagacaacgaagctttaacaccgaaagctgccactatccaaagtactaacttgttgtgtggaggctactcatgctgtaaacgcagtgctagaacatccaggtaagcagacctagtcacaagcttgttcaagcttcttagctttttctcgacaaagaagctttaacatcaaaatctgccactacttaattaaatcaagatactgttgtgtgaaggctatccatgctgtaaacgcagtgctgtggcatccaggtgagtagatatacctgtgacaaacaaacagacaaacaaacaaactagagcactaaagtgcaaaccctcggctggtgacgtgataataaagaaaccagaagagtaataatgcagtgcatgtacaatgcgctagcacagcaactcaagagcaataaaactaaactaacaacatacatgcatgagacatgcactatggactgggatcacagcaaagaagcctggagtcttaaactaagagaagtatggctccttccaggctggagtaagtataggatccagagtcagccaccagtcacaattctactttcttgacaattgttcctggtacgggatcacttcagctgaaaatacataatcaagccttgactacgtattttcagctgaagcgATCCCGTACCTTGACTCAATGCCACAtggcaagtttaagcttcttagcttttgctcgcttttactcgacaaagaagctttaacatcaaaatctgccactatttaaaccaagatattgttgtgtgaagactacctatgctgcaaacgcagtgctatggcatccaggtgagtagatatactcgttacaaacaaacaaacaaactagagcactgaagtgcaaaccctcggctggtgacatgaaacCAAaagagtgataattataatgcagtgcatgtagtgatgtatcagactgagctgtctagcacagcaactcaggagcaataaaactaaaccagactggagacatgctgaaacattgagaacagagttttagtggtacatgaggTGAACTAGGTCTCCTAGTATAGTCTAGGCTAACAGAAGAGCAACAAAcgagtcacaattctagctttctattgtagtgacccttttccactgtttttggtacgggatcacttcagctgtaaataaggagggtgcctcgaataaaggccgcgtgtatagtgttagctagctagctgcaaacgtgcaagttcaagcttcttagtttatgctcgcttttattcgacaacaaagctctaACATAGAAATCTACcattgttaaaactaataacttactgtgtgaaggctatccatgctataaacgcagtgctgtggcagccaggtgagcagacccAGAAATtgcaaacagacaaacagacaaaccaaacgactacaactgAAGCTACCGTACCGGATGTACTAACACACTACTCATACATGTTCATAGTTCATAGTTTATTGATTACGGAACGCCCCTCCAATACACTacaccaaccaccacccctcAAACCATTGTATACACTAACTCGACAGTTAGATCCCACGCACAATGTGGGTGCTTCTTGCCCTTGAAACAAATGCAATTAAGTGCACTCCACTCCATCTGCAAATTAAAGCAATCTGTGCGTTAATATAATCAGCACAGCCAGTTAAAAAACATGCtagcctcattcccaggccgatttttctttaaagAATTAACGAAGGCGACCTATCGTTattagagacaactcggcctgggaacaaggctacaaaattaatgctcGCCATTttggtctataattatagacacattTCCTAACTGATCTTCTTTTGCCTTTGTCTCCGCCATTTTCATGAGCAACTCTGCAGAGTCTGCACTCCGTATTGGTCGATCTATATATAGAAGGATTATATGATGAACGTATACGCCTTTTTGCACCAAGTGTAATAATGTAATAATGGATGTtgtttattattatgttaGCACATTATTGTTACTCTTAGTAGAACACACACATAGACCTGGCAAGATGAGCATGCCTCTCATCATGCATCTTCAAGATCATCATGCATCTTCAAGATCGAGCATGCCTCTTCAAGATCCACCAAGACTCATCAGGACTAACCATAGAATGCAATTAGTGCAGGCATTAGTATATAAACTGGTtgttaattatgcctcgaggcgtagccgcacgagggatacggtaaagctgactgtgtgtgtgtgtgtgtctgtgtgtctgttccagctgtaactgctcaacggttgcaatgcgacgaaaactaacagcttctataggcttctagccacgttctcttggattttgattcgtggattagcaaactaaagcttctttctcgagttatggctagtttgactcacattgaaggctgttgcagtctcttcagaatctttcatagcatcatctgtccgcacaaactttctattcaacatatgagttagccttgcactaaagcgctagctttttgttagctacaagactcagaaaatacctgttaaaacagctagctagcagtagccatttgtgaaattgatctctttggacacaccctttaattattcctatggatgtaatgcgcatgcgcgctcattccccagatccagatcctcctggcagaatcatatttttcttgagggcctggtaagccacaaaacactactatagataacaatatgcatgtacacaagtcttttcttcttaaatattataattatacactgcatgaactacagatccaattttcttctttcttgaggtcctggtattaaagccacataatacaacaatagatgcatgtaataagtcttttcttctcagtgactttatatagataagctaactttatgaaataattatgcacttccgcttataattaattgaaaacaaaatcttcttctttgttgcttcctagatccttgaggtcctggtataagcagccacaaaacacaacaatgataccataattatacaattgcaagtcagttttagacagattattttatacactttttcctcttctatactttttcttctatacttttgagcgaaagcaaatcatggcgagaggcattagcacagcgccagcttgaacactagttgtgCATAGCAGTCTTGTATTCCAATATCATTTATCTACAACTATCAAGTGAACCTGTTCACACAAGTAAGTTTCAACCTATATAAAACAAGTTAAACAACCCTCGTGGGCATGCCATCAAAAACTAgctctctatataattatagcaatgacTCACTTCATTGACCAACATCTTTGCAACATAACATTTACCTGAATTAGTTACAGGTGTTGCCATTATTGCCACAGCAACCACGAtatttgtgtgtatatttgtAAATATAATAAGCAATGTGATTGTCAATTTGTTGTGATTTGAACTGAGCATTATTGAGCACAAACTAATCATATTATGCACTTTTTATTCAATGACCCTTCAATATATTACCTTGAACGGTTTGGGTACAGTATGTGTCTGAAATATTGTTACCACAGGAACCCGGAGCTGTATATATGCACTAAGTGCTTTAATGTGTGCCTCTATTACAGAATTAAAACACATTAGCTAGCTAAGTGTGTTATAAAGGTTTTATTGCTGATCATGAAGCTGAAAACCCTGTTCAAGCCAGATTAGAAAAAAGCACCAGCTTCAATACACTTTGAGATCGCTGGATAACTTCATACTGAAGTGTGATAAAATGAAAACGTGTTGGCGGCATGTACTGCTGTGACAACGTGCTATAggtctacatgtataggctATACCGTATACAGcaggttatttttgtatggtggaaTTTGTTCTGAATTCACTATTCTAATTctttgaaaaattatattattcTCGTTTCCCCCAAAATGTGACATaacagacaataattatttaaagcacacaactgacacaagacatgtacataatcatgattctcttgctgacttgaactgatcACCATGCAGGAACACATGTTATGCataacttaatgtaatgatctttaccaaaaattgACATTACATATCTATTGGTTACATGGAGAAACAACAGAACTCTGATGCTAAACTTCAATGGCCTACTAAGTTTCCACCATGTATAACCTTAATTAATTGTTTTCTGTAGTTCTAGTTTGCAGTTCTTTAATTTGCTGAATGTATTGTATACTATCCATATCCCTCGGTACTATCGAAGTAATTGTCAATCATTCTGAgtttatataataattgtagtcAGTCTAGCCTTGTTGCAAGAAGAATCCAACATTTACTTGGCTGAGTTGTTACCACAGGGACCTGGAGctgggtatatacatgtattggaaatttttgtataattatttcgtattgtagagcgcGAGCATCATATGAAAATTCTAtcgcaataggttcaacgtcgtCAGCTGTACGAATATATACAGAACTCTGTGCATGAAGACATGCCAGGTTATATAAGGGCAATAAAATGCATTTGAAAAACAGAAGGCCAAATATTATAAAGTTGCTACTCATTCGGAAGAGGCAGTAAGGGTGTTCAGAAAGATGGTAGAATCtacataactatatatagctatcattAATTTACCGTATACATAGCGTACAATGTGAATAAAAGTTTTAAAATTTGTTGGGAATAATTACAACATGGCGTACATTACATGATTGCACGactatatacacaataatGATCAACTAATTTGAATGTTCAACTATACTTAGcttcagtatatatacataatgatCACACTAATGGAATGTTCAACTACTCAGTTGCAGTATACGTACTACTCCAGTTCAGAACGGCTTGAGTGCAGCAATGAGTGCGAGTCCAATGGCCCAGATGGTCACTGAAGCAGTGAGGccagctgtgtgtgggtgtgggtgtggggaggTAAAAACTCGCGGTTCACGATTAAACgtccagtcccctaataagcctaaacttctcttcttgcagaaaagggtgagcgtattttcgcgagggtacggtattggatttgtactaccgagggcagttctatgtattccccgaggaaatacatagaactgccctCGGTAGTACAATAACAAGGACACACGCAGATATCCACGGTACATGAACACCTAGAAgcaattagaagctgttatccaacccatttacaactgagACCAGAGTagtaaataccgtatagcgcgaaattttcgaggcacttatatttcgtggattggcctctaaaagtattttcgttgcacaatgttcgcggaatgactgcttaccggaagccacgcctttaaatcttgcacgttatagcaggtaaagaacgattttcgtggacttaattttcgtgtaggattgctaacccacgaaatccacgaaaattaagcccctcgaaaatttcgcgctatacggtactcttTGCTCCCTGCCGTGCATGctgtgcacattttgtgtgcgtgtgctcgcacttgacaaaccacataTCTCTTTCCAGGTGTAGTACTTAATTGAGAGCAAAATATCTACtgtcaagagttcattaggaagagtacgcaactccaatagactgtgcaCAAAAGGCATTCCTCCAGACCCACAGATACTAGCTGTTGTAACCGCAAcgcaggaaaggcaatgataactatgttattcattgcctttcctactggcATTGTAAACGAACAACATTAGcgataattatcacaatcgtcACTATGTTCATTCATTGCAAATTggatttcacagtttatacaacagcacgTGGTTGTGACTGGtaagtggagttgcatactcttcctaatgaactcttgctacCGTATATGTTAACATTTTTATGAGTGATTGTCTTGGAGTAAATGCACTATAAATTAACTATAGGCACATCATGCAGCCatgcaagagtagataagagttaccgtatagcgggtaattctcgtgaggtaaaaaattcgttcaagtCGAACACACACGGTGATTTTCTCGAAACAAATGTTCGTTTGACTGCATTGCAAGCATTCCAGTAtaccacgcctacgttttcgtggaggtcagcttgcgcCACGAAATTAACGAatatttaccccacgaaattacctgctatacggttcTATCTACTCCTACCATAGTACAAGTAAGAAGTATCTCACCTGAACTATTTCCAGTAGTAgcagcagcagtagtagtaacTATTGTACTTGGAGCCTGCTGAACTACTCCCGTTCGCTGATTGGCCCAGTAGTTATTCTGTGTTTGAACTATAGCAAATCTGCAGTGTGTAAACAATGTGACATAATAAATAACAGATAACAGCTACTGAAAACTAACACACTATATTGAAGGTGTTTTAGGTGTAGGGGGActatagccataattatagcgagggtagaggttcaaatgaccacacccctacagtagagaagTTTTTCAACCGGaagtaaaccaattttcgaggTTTGAGGTCAAACcttagtgcctcaaaaataatCAGCTGCTGTACGGTACTATGCATATTTAAAGTTTTCTCAAGCGTAATAGGTTCCAAACTCACCCAAATCTGATATCTCCAGTGTAACCCATAGGAGCTGTCCAAGTGAAATACATGGCGTCTTTATCAACAGGTGAGTTGTGGGTGATTCCATCCTGAAGAGTGCAAAATACATTTGGTCTCAGATCCAAGGATCATAATAATGAAACTTACAGCTTATTAGAACAAAGCTCCTACCGATATAAGCTAGGCCATGCATCAGCGGTTAGCTAAACTGCTGATCCACTTACCGTCACAATAGGACAGCTGCTGAGTCTGCTTAGGTTTGCCACTGGCCCTGTTGGACCGAAGATTCCAACACGAGTGGTATCATCGCTCACCAGCCTTGCTTGCACAAAAAATCCTCTGAAAGCGGCTGTTCCATTAGTAGCGTTAGCGATCCCCACTACAAAAAAAAGCAAAAGTGGAAGCTTTTTCCAGGTACCTAACAAGAGCCTACAGGCAGAATTGATTAAGCAGAACATGCAGCGTTGCACAATACTGCAATACAAACTTATTTAATACATGCACTTCACAAGTAGAACAAAACTTTCagtgcatatatataattcTCAACTTACAGGTGTAGGTCCTTCCAGGGTAGAACGTAAAAGAGCTGTCACTAGCATTATAGAAGGGCATGAGACTAATGGTGTAGGGGACATCACTGGTCTGTGGCTGGGCTCCATGTGCAGTTGGGTTGGGGGAGAGGGTATCACAGGCACCAGCAGGTGCACCAATCATGTTACCCTCCACAAGCAGTCCTATGGAGGACATCACCAAGGAGACACAGATAAGCAGCTTCATTCTCACAACAGGCTATTGAGATCAATCTGCAAAGGAAAGAGCAAAGATAGGAACATTTTTCACCAAAACACATTTAAATTGAGAGAGCTAGATCTACACTTCCTACTGTAAATACAGTAACTTATAcatgtggctataattatgctttgtctatgcatgtatactcacCTAAAATGCAATACAACAGAAGCTCTTTACTCGCTAGAACTCAGTCTGGTTTGCACAGAAGTAATGAAGATTTGCAGGTGGCCCTTCCttataaggccactccaagtgacactctggtttctggtcctgaagtttttctaattacatgcgggcgggcggtttttctcattatgtcattatcaatttcaccttatgaatctcattattttgcaaataatgagatagaatccaagaactagagcactaaagtgcaaaccctcggctggtgacatgattataaagaaaccagaaatataatgcagtgcatatagtgatgttgttatcatgtatgacttgcacagcaactcaggagcaataaaactaaaccagactggaggcatgctgaaacatttgagaacaggtagtggtactatagatatatgcactgtggattaggatcacagtaaagaagcctggagtctcagagaagtatggctccaggttctgcatggagcaggatcccagtcagcagcagctatattcaagcttctactttagtgaccctgttccattgttcctggtatatacagctttctactgtagtgaccctgttccatcgttcttggtacaggatcacttcagttataagtaacgcatgtgcaagttctgttcaagctacattttgctcgcttttattagacaaagaagctttaacaccgaaagctgccactatcaaaagtactaacttgttgtgtggaggctactcatgctgtaaacgcagtgctagaacatccaggtaagcagacctagtcacaagcttattcaagcttcttagcttttgctcgacaaagaagctttaacatcaaaatctgccactatttaaaccaagatatcaggggcggatccaggggtgattttgaggggctgaagccccccccttttgaaaaaactaccatgtgttgtagtctgactctacaacaattttgccaccaattatgcatctgtagactcacttgaaatcacttgagagatgctagacaacagctactaggagtataaaggatctagggtagctagctggacgtacctagctagctagctagctgtacgtacgtacatctgatcagtacagtatcaccATAGTATTAAAAGTAAGTGCAGAGGTCAACGTATTAATAtaaaagttcaaaggtcaaatcttgCAAAAAAATTCGCCTCTGGCGAGGCTGCCCTCGTACGGGGCTTCGCCACTTTCTagctagccccccccttttgtttttcctggatccgcccctggatattgttatgtgaaggctacctatgctgcaaacgcagcgctatggcatccaggtgagtagatatactagtgacaaacagacaaacaaacaaacaaacaaactagagcactaaagtgcaaaccctcggctggtgacatgattataaagaaaccagaaatataatgcagtgcatgtagtgatgttgttatcatgtatgacttgcacagcaactcaggagcaataaaactaaaccagactggaggcatgctgaaacatttgagatatatgcactgtggattaggatcacagtaaagaagcctggagtctcagagaagtatggctccaggttctgcatggagtaggatcctagtcagcagcaggagctataattcaagcttcatgttcctggtatatacagttttctactttagtgaccctgttccatcgttcttggtacaggatcacttcagttataagtaacgcatgtgcaagttctgttcaagctacattttgctcgcttttattagacaaaggagctttaacaccgaaagctgccactatcaaaagtactaacttgttgtgtggaggctactcatgctgtaaacgcagtgctagaacatccaggtaagcagacctagtcacaagcttattcaagcttcttagcttttgctcgacaaagaagctttaacatcaaaatctgccactatttaaatcaagatattgttctgtgaaggctacctatgctgcaaacgcagcgctatggcatcaaggtgagtagatatactcgtgacaaacagacaaacaaacaaacaaacaaactagagcactaaagtgcaaaccctcggctggtgacatgattataaagaaactaaaaatataatgcagtgcataattatagtgatgttgttatcatgtattacttgcacagcaactcaggagcaataaaactaaaccagactggaggcatgctgaaacatttgagaacaggtagtggtactatagatatattcactgtggagtaggatcccagtcagcagcaggagctataatttaagcttctactttagtgaccctgttccattgttcctggtataatacagctttctactttagtgaccctgttccatcgttcttggtacaggatcacttcagttataagtaacgcatgtgcaagttctgttcaagctacattttgctcgcttttattagacaaagaagctttaacaccgaaagctgccactatcaaaagtactaacttgttgtgtggaggctactcatgctgtaaacgcagtgctagaacatccaggtaagcagacctagtcacaagcttatttaagcttcttagcttttgctcgacaaagaagctttaacatcaaaatctgccactatttaaaccaagatattgttatgtgaaggctacctatgctgcaaacgcagcgctatggcatccaggtgagtagatatactcgtgacaaacagacaaacaaacaaacaaacaaacaaacaaacctagagcactaaagtgcaaaccctcggctggtgacatgattataaagaaaccagaaatataatgcagtgcatatagtgatgttgttatcacatatgacttgcacagcaactaaggaacaataaaactaaaccagactggaggcatgctgaaacatttgagaacaggtagtggtactatatgcactgtggattaggatcacagcaaagaagcctagagtctcagagaagtatggctccaggtcctagATCCCAGAGCTAaaagcaggagctataattcaagctttctgctttagtgaccctgttccattgttcttggtatatacagctttctactttagtgaccctgttccatcgttcttggtacaggatcacttcagttataagtaacgcatgtgcaagttctgttcaagctacattttgctcgcttttattagacaacgaagctttagcaccgaaagctgccactatccaaagtactaacttgttgtgtggaggctactcatgctgtaaacgcagtgctagaacatccaggtaagcagacctagtcacaagcttgttcaagcttcttagcttttgctcgacaaagaagctttaacatcaaaatctgccactatttaaatcaagatactgttgtgtgaaggctatccatgctgt
This is a stretch of genomic DNA from Halichondria panicea chromosome 1, odHalPani1.1, whole genome shotgun sequence. It encodes these proteins:
- the LOC135330746 gene encoding defense protein l(2)34Fc-like, with amino-acid sequence MKLLICVSLVMSSIGLLVEGNMIGAPAGACDTLSPNPTAHGAQPQTSDVPYTISLMPFYNASDSSFTFYPGRTYTLGIANATNGTAAFRGFFVQARLVSDDTTRVGIFGPTGPVANLSRLSSCPIVTDGITHNSPVDKDAMYFTWTAPMGYTGDIRFGFAIVQTQNNYWANQRTGVVQQAPSTIVTTTAAATTGNSSAGLTASVTIWAIGLALIAALKPF